In Arcobacter ellisii, a genomic segment contains:
- a CDS encoding ABC transporter ATP-binding protein yields MSETNNLDALIAEDLLLQANNLSHKFDYELFKDINLSLYKKESIAIIGTSGSGKSTLLNILSSLLKPSSGKVVFKSKDMYSIKQNELLKIRRDDFGIIFQAHYLFRGFSAIENLEIATLLSGEKIDHDLLKELKIEHVINQGVGELSGGQQQRLSIARVMTKKPRIIFADEPTGNLDKETANVVMNTLFNYIKNNEAGLILVTHENELAMRCDKVYKLEELRLQELK; encoded by the coding sequence ATGAGTGAAACTAATAATTTGGATGCACTCATTGCAGAGGACCTTTTACTACAAGCAAATAATTTATCTCATAAATTTGATTATGAGCTTTTCAAAGATATAAATCTATCACTTTATAAAAAAGAATCAATTGCAATTATAGGTACAAGTGGAAGTGGAAAATCAACACTTTTAAATATTTTGTCTTCACTTTTAAAACCATCATCTGGAAAAGTTGTTTTTAAAAGTAAAGATATGTACTCAATCAAACAAAATGAACTTTTAAAAATTAGAAGAGATGATTTTGGTATAATTTTTCAAGCACATTATCTATTTCGTGGATTTTCAGCAATTGAAAATTTAGAAATTGCTACATTATTAAGTGGTGAAAAAATAGATCATGATTTATTAAAAGAGTTAAAAATTGAGCATGTAATTAATCAAGGTGTTGGAGAATTAAGTGGTGGACAACAGCAAAGATTGTCAATTGCAAGGGTTATGACAAAAAAACCAAGAATAATTTTTGCAGATGAACCAACTGGAAATTTAGATAAAGAGACAGCAAATGTTGTAATGAATACTTTGTTTAATTATATAAAAAATAATGAAGCTGGTTTAATTTTAGTTACACATGAAAATGAATTAG